The nucleotide window ACTGCCCAGTTATCATTGTATGGTGGATGGTTAAACGAAGTCCAGTGCCTGGCCACATCGCGTACGTCTGCTAATGTTAGCTTCCGCGGCTAATCTGTGCAGATAGCGCATAGCGTGCTAGCTAATGTGCGTGTGCACAGGTCCAGTCTCACTACAGCCCTTTGCACCGAGTGGACGTGATCTTTCTATGGGACatgatttgtaaaaaaaaaaaatagacattTTAACCTGCTTCCAAAACCGCTACCATTGGCTGCTCTCTGTTTGGATTAGAAAATAGTTTTCCTCCATCGCAGGGTTCCTATTTTCCTGAAGAACCATAAGTGGCTTGTAGATTGATCTCAATATTCCATTCACCGATCGGTAGGCACAAGAGCTCAGTGTGATACTCCGGTGTTTCATTGAATGTCTGTGTGGATAGAGAGTTTGATTTGTGTGACAAGAGGCAAAATAGGTTTCTACTGTTCTGTGccaacacacagggctgagggAATAGAGCAGTTCACCCTCTAACCAGGAGTTTGGTTCGATCTCAGTCTTCCCCATTTCCCCactgggcaagatactgaacccatgCTGCTCATAGATACcctgtatgattgtgtgtgtgaatggcataAAATGCTTCGAGGGGCTATGAGAAGTAGTGTCGTGTTTATTGCCGGTGGTTATTTTATTATCCTGCTGATCACTGTCCTGCTTTTAGTTGAAGTGGATTCAAAGTCAAAATGTAGTCAGACATCTGTCTCTATGTAACTAGATTAATAATACAATATCATCAATATAAGTGTAACGAAAACAGTGAGATGTATATAAATTAAACACTATGTGGGAAAAACATTAGACTCACCATGCCAGTTTCCTTGTATGTTAAAGAACCAGTAACTTGCTGCGTACCACATTTCTGTGCTGAAttacactttttttattatctgcCTGTACATCTAATATGTCCCAATCAGTCACTGATCACTGACACCATTCCTTTTATCTCTATTGACTAAAAGGAAATAGTGCAAGGAGAAAAATAATTCATTAAGGATTAAATTAGTTTTGTGCACACTAGCATCTTGTAATAAACTGTGCTGAAATTATACAGTCTAAGGGATGTTTTCACCTGATTTGAACGGGAGCTCGAGAGGAAACTGTCCTGGTTGCATATGTCTCTGCATGATAGTGTTTTGAATGAACACTTAAAGATGGTATCTGATCTGATCCCTGTCTCAGCAGAATGCCTAAATCAAAGGAAGTGCTCTCTTCCACATCTGGAAGTGACTCTGACAGTGAAGTTGAGACCAAGGTTtgtgattaaatatttaagatgtttttactttatatatGCACTTTGAGTATGTCTTGGCATCAAAAATGAACAACTGAGGGCAGATGTTATTTTGAGATGTTAGGTGACTTGCGCTCAGCTACATTTCAAAGCAAAATGGCACAAAGCCTCTTAAAGCACCACAACAGAAGAAGAGCAGCTGTTCTAGAGAATACCTGGTTCTTTGATGAAAAGGCCGTCATAGGAATAAGCCTGTGGATTTCTAACACTGAAGGATAGTAGTCATGTGTGAgaagcagtggtggaggaagaacTGTAGTTtagtacttaagtaaaagtacaagtacccaGGAAAATATATACTTAGGTAAAGGTACTACATCAACAAtcctacttaagtaaaagtaaaaagtacttACCTTTTTAAATTTActtcaagtattaaaagtaaaagtactcatgCAATGGGTTGTCTCTCAATGTCTAGGCTGTGCCATTTTGATAAAGAATGCTAATATAGCTACTGGTAATACTCATGCCTCTACAGATGTCACTAATAATTATAAGTAACAACAGTTGTTTATTGGAAAGGTTGGTGTACTTATTGTGCTTACCCTCTGTAACACTGTTCACATTATATCTTACAATTCTGCGGATGACAAGTTATCTACCAGGGATTATCCACAAAGTTAATACCATGAAGCCAAACCAATAAAGACaacatattatatctttaaatattttattttattgtaaacgtgtaaaaaatggaaacatggaacatgaaaaacaactttataaCTGGTCAGAACAAGGCAGATCTTAGAATGAGAAATTTTAAATTAAGGACCTTGAAATATACATTTGACCATTGGTCAGGCAGCCAAAATATTCATCTtctgaatatttttaaatggtttagaCGGAAAGAGAAatgttatacttttattttgaaaagttcctgaaaaatgaaaaagatcGCTAAATGGCAGGTGTGCCTTGTTATTGCATGAAAAAGCATTACTTTTAGTTGTTTAGGACATGGCTGATAAAGGCACAAGGTTTGTGGTTATTTCGTTActtgttgtcattattataaccgtgtgtgtgtgtgtgtgtgtgtgtgtgtgtgtgtgtgtgtgtgtgtgtgtgtgtgtgtgtgtgtgtgtgtgtgtgtgtgtgtgtgtgtgtgtgtgtgtgtgtgtgtgtgtgtgtgtgtgtgtgtgtgtgtgtgtgtgtgtgtgtgtgtgtgtgtgtgtgtgtgtgtgtgtgtgtgtgtgtgtgtgtgtgtgtgtgtgtgtgtgtgtgtttccaaaaCAGCACCGCAATCCATATTTCCCGAAACTGTGTTCATAAAATGTAACGACACATATTGtagaaatgtagtggagtaaaagtatagATAATAGctgaaaaatttaaaaagtatGCACTATTATTTTTACTAAAGTACAGATACGTAAAAATGCTTCGTTACATTCCACCACTGGTGAGAAGAGTGTTCGGAGCAGGAATTTCTTCTCTCATATCATTTTCAGTCTGCATGCATTTGTCTGTTCTTTATAGGCAAAGAGAAAGAAGCCAAGTGTACAGGAGAAACCAGCCATGAAACCAAAGAGCGGAGAGAGCTCCAAGCCTGGGGGATCATCCAAGGCCAGTAATAGTGATGACAACATGTTCCAGGTGGGCATCACTTGTAGTTTCAACTTTAAAGAAATTGCATTTAATTTTAGGTCATACTACGGATTGTGCAAATTTAACAGTAATATGTATGTacaattttaaatttaaatctactATCAGATCAAATAAAGTTGCTATAATTCCCTATTGTACAGTCTCTTCATATACACACAGCACAATGTTATGCTCTCTGGATGGAAAGAACATTTTAGTTAATAACTTCAAGATTGTAGCTTGATTTTGTGTGAGTGGCATACACGTGATATATTATTGTTCTAGGCTATATCTAGGCGTAGTTATGATAGAAGgcgataaaatgtatttattcccAAAAATGTTGCGTGGAGAAGGCCTATCAGTATTATTTATGTAGGCTAATGTGCCCCACACAAAACACTTAATGGGGGGGAGGAAACCTCGGGACGAGCAAAAGTTGACAGGAGTTTGCTCATTGCAGATTGGAAAGATGAGATACGTCAGTGTGAGGGACTTCAAAGGTAAAGTCCTGATTGACATCAGAGAGTACTGGATGAACCAAGATGGGGAAATGAAGCCGGGGAAGAAAGGTAATGAACTGAGTTATCCGTGCATATGCTTCAGATAATTTTTATGAAGTGTCAGTGACATACATATACTGGatatcatgtaaaaaaaaagtacaacaGGACATGGAAAGATGGATGTTTGATGTTTTAGTGGTTTGCAGTTGTTGTGTAAGACGCAGTTTGAAGCTCTGTTTAAAATTTCTTTTAGGCATCTCCCTGAATCCTGAACAATGGAACCAGCTGAAGGACCAGATATCAGAAATTGATGATGCCATTAAGAGAATATAAGCATTCCTTTTAGTGTTATCTGATATGTTTTGTAATGAGCCTGGGGATGTTTTCTAATGGACTTGTTTAATTAGTAGTTGTGTAGATCCAGTGTTGTCTGCATACTCCTGTTTCTGTGTGAAACTTCTTTTTGAGCTGTTGTAGTGAAGTTATTGGTGGATGAGAAGGTGGTTTATCATTAAAGTTGCTGACTTGGGTTCATCAATACAGCATAGTTTTTATATCAATTAATACAAACAAGGCACTCACCCtatattgttaaaatgtaaGTTCATGTTCATAAGAATTTGCTTCTTTTGATCTTTGTAATATATAGTATAGTACTTATAGTTCTGAAAGCCAGGTCCTGCTTGTCATACTGTATGTGCATAATTAGTTTCATGGTTTaggtttgaaaataaaagatgcTATGAAACAATCTGGCTTATAGTGTTTGAAAGGATCATTTTGACCAGGTTACTGTTTACTGCATAACTCTGTCACTCAACAAGCTTATGATCAGTGAAAATGATCATAAGAAAATGATTTTCACAACATGAtagtatattaatataaaatcaCATAACATGTTTGTGAGAAGATGCATAGATCAAATATAATTTACTGTCGACTCCTAAAAATTGTCATGAAATGCATGTCCACGTAGTCCATAATTATAAGGTATGAAGTTTTGTGTTAAACCAAGAGTGTCCCGTTAAGGAGAGAAAATCCTTCTTTGAGGATGGTCGGAGTTtccttttcacacatgaacaacgcagtctctggagcgttcaggtgagggccGGTGCAGAGGCATCATGAAATGAACAGTATTCATTCCACTATGGAGATAAtcacattttttgtttacaacacatAGAGATCAGTgtcagcccttatcaccaaaaactctTGACCTCTCTGTTGGTGTCTTCTCTGTGTATGGCATGTAaattatctgtatttatataatgcttttctagtcttgatgacactCAAAGTGCCTTAGAGTACAGTGTTTgctcttcacacacattcatacagtgcatctatgggcagcattCTTTCTATGACACTGAGATTATATATttcctttcagttttttcagttttgcatctgttgcccattagaaatgtcatcaacacacccactcactcgCAGGGAATCCTGCGGAGGATCTCCTTtgttctcacattggctcactcagacattctctggagtttttactagggggctggcTGGAGAAAATAGAGAAAGTCTATTTTCTGATAGACCACTGTCTGAAATGGTTAAAGAGTGCAGCATCAGAACTTGCAgacaaaattataataattcataAAAATATCTTTCCAGTGTTGCCATGGATACTTACCCTACCTACTTCTCTTGACTGGTGCTCTCCCTTTCAGGCTTAGTTTCAAGCTGAGGCACGGTATCGATCAATGTCAGACTGGTACATTTTCTCTCCCAAGTTCCTCTGTATCTGCTCTGTGAGCATAAGCGTCCAGAGCAGCAGGTTTAGATGTGTGCTGCACCTACTGTTTGTATGTTGACAGTGTGCTTAGACAGTGAATGTAAGTACTTTTACATTTGACATCAATCTAATTGAGGTTGGAAGTCAGTTACTACTGTCTACTGTGGACTTTTCATTAACACAATACAACTCAAATGTATagtttttcacatttacatttacttacTATTTACATAGTTTAGAGAATAAGTTAGACCCACTTCATCAGTCTCTTACATTTGGTGAGTtcagcacagagaggaggtaTAAAAATGCTTCAACAAATACTGATATAACCTTTCTCTAGCAGTTTATCATAACAGTGAGACATTCCAGCAGTAAGTCAAGCTTACGTCTTATTAGCCTGTGTACCACTACTATATTGTACATCAGCTCCTCTCATATTGcctctgtgtatttgttctgAGCACATACTCCAAATCAGCCGTTCTCGCAGATGGACAATTGCAGGATTGCCGTAACAAGACCATTTCCCTGAAACATTAGGGTGTCCCCACTGTGTAAATTTCACAGCATCTTGACGCCTTCTGTGAAAGAAAAGTGTGATGGTAGCTGTTTGATCAAAATTTACAGTTTACTGGTGCCCTGTCAAGttaggaagggggggggggggggtatttgttGACATTTCCCAGGCACTTGCTGCTGTGTAGAAACATGTTTCCAACCAGGAGTGACACCTAACAAAGCCAGGGTGAAAAACGTGCTCTTCAGATGGTTCCATCTCTGTGCCACTGTTTACTCATGCATGTCTGCACTGTTCACGTCTTTCTCTTTTGTCACAAATGACTAAAGAGCACTCAAGAGGTCAGCTCATCAGGAGTGGAAAAAGTACATGAGGCTACAGCCCTCCAAAGACGACAATATCTGTCAGTGGCACAGATCAGCCATGCAGATATTGCTCTCAATGATGTCCTATTCACTGTTATTTACTAGTACGTCTAGTACTTGGTTCAATTCAActtagtcattttttttaaactatacCATTCAGCAATACTTTTATATATTACCTACCCTTATCCTCCCCTCATTAACTCTGccatgattatttttttcatttctgtatgTCTATCTGTCATCAGGATTACACATAAACTACTTAACAGATTTCATTGAAccttggtggaagggtgggaTATGGGCCAATGAGGAAAACACTCAAGAGTgtagatccaggattttttttatattggtgAGTTTCTCAGTAAAAAATGCTTATATCTTGAGGAGGCATGCTTTGAGTACTgatctctgagtgtgtgcaatttggggTAGCCTGAATTAATTTTAAGGGGTCTGTTAATCCTTGTTGGAGGTATGCATTCTTGTAGTTACCACCTGTTCTTCATCTTAGGTCTGTTTTCACAAAACTGCACACGGTAGACGTTAGCCTTCAAAGCATCCTGCCAGAAAGCCTCTACCCATATAGTTAATGTTGCATCTATTTTGACGCAAACCATGATCTATCAAACTGAGACTGACCACTGAAGCCAGATATCCTTTGTGCCAGTGGAGCTTTCTCAGCCATACAAATGACAAAAGAGTAAAGCAGATATTCAAGATGCccaaaatgtatacaaatatttatatttataatttttatcaAATCACTTGTGTTTTATCCGCttaaaggtttagtgtgtagaatttagtgacatcttaTGGTAAAGGTCcaggttgcagctgaatacccctcacctcaccctcctctaccacaaacatgaaagagaacctgtggtagcgtaatttgtcataaaaactcagaaggtgtttagtttgtccagtttggactactgtaaaaaacatggcgtcctccgtagagaggaccctctCCCAATGTGAATATAAAGAGCCCACTCTAGTGtatggaaaacaacaattcgtaagATGTTTCACTTACTttaacctaaatcttacacactgtaCCTTTCATTTCATATCACATAGTTGTTCTCTGGATGTGGGTGTGACTGAGTTTGCAGCTGTCTCATTAATCTATCTAATTTTTCTCTTGGAGCATAACACTTATTCACTCCTGAGATGAATTATTGTGTTAGTTCCTCTCAGAACACTGTTAGACATGAGGCAGGCATCTATGCACACATGGGTAGATTATTGTGCATTATGTCCAGATGTTTATAAAGGAAGCTCTTTCCATGGGGACACATTGTTGAACACAGTTTGAGATGTAAAACCTTTCTTGTATAAATACAGGAAATGGCTCTGGCTGTCCCAGACATGAGTTTATTTACAAACAGCTCTTCATTTAAGTAggattttgtttgcttttgatACTTCTGCCTCTTCTGTATTAGTTTTAACCCATCTAATGTAGCTGTGGCCAGCTTCTTTCATTGATAGGTTTTACCAACATGTACTCTTGCTTGAATGAGTCCCAGCTGGAGGGATTTAAAATTCTAAAAGAATTTAACCTTTTGGTTCAAGACAAGGGTCACATGTGGAAAAAGTTCAGCCTGAAACTTCTTTCCACCTTAACACATGAAATAcataataaagttgtaataataCCAAGTTAATTcacccttttttatttacagattttAGAACTTAATTTTAGAGCTCATCATATCAACAGGTGGCACCAGTAATACATGTaagggagagcagggtaatatgagacatcgggtaatgtgagacaccccctgtatctaggcaacggaacacatttgtggtcatgtgaccattatgttttcaagcatgtttttcacaaaaatgtgttttttgcatgcaAAAGTAAATTTtgtagtgtaatattacattacatatgttatattttaaatgtcataaacattgtagaaaagccatcatgccaagaaactatacaccgggaagacaacctggggccaaacaccccgcgcagagatggagagtgcagccgctgaggtcatgcaaggaaagaagtccttaagaaaagctggaagggatagaaatattgacaagacaaccctccaaagattcataaagaaaaaagaaaaaggggaagtaaaatcagtaggctggggtgcagtagctgaggcaaagagaatattcacagatgagatggaggaggagcttgccaaacacttgaaacaactagccaACCAGTTCCATGGCTAGTTAAGTGttgtgaactggcatttgaatacgcagagaaaaacaatatccctgtccctgccaattggacagagaaacaatgtacaggtaagctagggtgtgcaagagatcacatgaatcaaataatcataaatgtgcttaattgaccaaccaccatgattctgttactaatccgatattagttttggaacgtgtggttgtcaatctagctgtcaggattttaactattacaacatgtaaTGTTATGGTAGTTTTGAAGTGGGAAAAGtgagtggatcactttacccccttgcatttctctggtctgtctcactttacccttaagctggggtaaagtgagacacaagaccacctttgaaaaaacatttatattttcactgccctttgtcctgaagacattctgatcatttccattgctaagaaacatcctgaattaattgGAAATGTGttccctgaaagacaaagaaaaaaacggTGTTTAAGTCCCGCCCACACTGGGACTTGAATTGACCACTCTGGGTCATTGTCCCTCTACTCTACTGACTACACCACCTATAATGTTGATTAACACCTGTGAAGTGTAGATATAAAGAATCCACTGTCTGCTCTGgcccatagatatatatataaaggctagatgtctcatccgcgtttccggtcaacggagttGAACGTCctcacatggcggccatcttgccacggGCAGCttgcccacccataacattgtgttggtagtggtacatgtactttttaaataaaaaaaaaatttcttgatgtatatttgttaagggaaatcttgtacctatatagaacattattctattttttagaaaataatataatttttcataagtatgcagtgtcataactacatctctgacgtttgtaacaaaccaaaccgtttaaaaatcggttgagaatttagcaagttatggttatttaaaatgtacgTACcgctacaacacaatgttatgggtgggcaaGCTGcttgtggcaagatggccgccatgtgcagacgttcgactccgttggccgctGTGACACAGAGACTGTGACCAATAAATTGTAGTTGCCATGGTTTCTGTGACTTTAGTACTGTGACAGTTTATTGCCAATGTAATAAACTATAATGTCACAGCTTATTTAAACTCTGTAAACAATCTAATCTGTACCTGATTCTTTGAATTGTATATTTAATATCGTATGTTGTAGAATGCTGACTTTAGGGGACCAGCATGTGCTCTTATTACACACTTTAACTAAATATGTAGACATTCCACATTCCTCTGCTGAATCTCCAGGGGGCATCATGTTTGGATTTCCTCTGGGTTGTACTGGACATATCAGAAGTCCTGTAGACTAAAACACAAGAGagacttgaaattgtgtttttctcaaaCAGAAGAGCCAattttgaaacatttgcaagacaaaaaaaacaagccttAATGCTCCTGCTAGTTGTTGCTTTCTCTTAGGGAAGACATGGGGGATAGAAGAAAAACAGGGCTCACATTCCTTATTCCTACATTCCCAACATCCCTAACTCACCTGCGGTGTAAAAGTCCCATCAAAAAATCCACATTAATCTCATCTTTGTGTGCATACTACGACACTacagaaacatgttgtgttAGTTTAACTTTTTGGGCTTTTTTGGACAGTACTGAAGAGGTAGACAGGAAATATACTGTCACCATTCAGCGACCAGCAGAAACAATTCACCCAAAAAAAATAGGTGAATTGGCTATCagttacttttactttaatgaAAGTCATGAGCCCATAAGCCCCCTCCACAAATAAGACTcatcatgtaaatgttttttcaattCCCATATTGGTCATGTATCAGATTAATGGTGAAACTGATTAGTAATGATCTACAGTGTATTCACTCAGGTCATTATCAAAGGCTTTAACTttgaaatagattttaaaaagcAGATGAACAGACATCCTtctttataatattattttccaCATCAGAGCTGTTTACCTCACTTTCTACTGTATAACTATAACTAGTACTATGGATATGAATAAGGCTGTGAAGACATATACATATGGATAACAGGCAAACCAAGCATTATATGGCTGAAACTATGTTGACAATATCATAATGTGAAAGCCATATGAAGCTTCGAAATATATTTGCAAGCCACAGACATTCTTCCTACATGATTCAGCCAAAAGTAATGATCTCAAAGACAAAATCTGCCTTAAGAAAGAGGCCTTAGAAAGATTGTAGTAAAAGAGAGGGGGAATATTTGATTTGGTTCTCTTACAGAATTTGAACTCCACTGGCCTAGATGAAGGTAACCTCCTGCACACATTACTTCCAAGGCTGGATGTAGGAGAATCAGAATCTGCTGGCTATCTGACAGATTTTTTCAAACAGTGAAGCATGCCTGTATGATTTATCCATCGCCCACCTGTGGGCTCAGCATGCTGTGTCTCAGTGGTGCTGCAACCAATAGTGAATGACAAGCCATGAAAGGCAATTTGACAAAGGAATGCTGTGTCTTATTTAAGACAAAGGCATGTCAAGTACTGAAGTGGTTTAAAACCTATAGGTTTAGGTGAGTATTTGTATATTAGAATGAACTGAGACAGCTGAGCTCTCATCTGTGTTTCATAAATCTTCCCCCTGTGGTTTTAAAGGTATGTTTGATGAACCTCAGGCTACACTTTGGACTCTGCACATCTTTTAGATACATGTAAATGTGTTAATGTCTTATTGTAACAGTGGCTTATTTTGTATATccattattttctttaacaaacaGGCAGGAGAGCTAATCTTTCAActtcaaaacattaaaacagtCCTTAAGAAAGTCACATGTGGCTGACAGTTCCCTTTTCATTacacaaatgaaacaacaaaatggagaggACAGAGTGGGTAACAAGAGAAAGCAGTATATAATACACAGcacattcatacaaaaaaacacattaacagaggaagacatgttgacatgttttaGCATCAGGTTGGAATGCAGGCCTTAAGGGGCCAGTTGAACTTAGTTAATGAGAAGCCATGTTGATTTATAGCACAGtaaactgcatttatttattgcaGCTCCAATCACCCTTACAAGAAATGATGTGGCAAACAAAAGACAGTCAAACCTTTTCCTTTAGAGCAGGGCTAATTGACATTCCTGTTGTCAAAGTAACAAGTTAAGAGGAAACTGCTAGGCTAGTGAGCATAATACACTGTTTCCTTGGTAACCGTTGGTGCGGAGGCAGCTGTGGGCAATTCTCACAACAATGGCCACATGAGCACTCTCAAACTGGTTATGAGAAGGCTATTTTTACATTTAGACTGATTCTCCCCATGAGTGCTATGTCTTACAACAGCTTCTCCAAGATGTTAAAAATCTCCTTCAGATGTTATTATTTGCAGTGTCAGAGTTAagagattttgtgtgtgtgtgtgtaagagtttgagagagagagagagagagagagagagagagaggatgaaagatACGACAGTGTAAAAAGTGGATGAATTTTTACTTTATACATTCCTTGGAAACATCTCTCTGATATTTAACTATCACATCGGCACAGCCTGCTCGGCTCCATTCAAAAAGAGGACCCGCATATTATGGATTCACCTGTCCTCTTGTAGACCGTCACAGCTCACAGTCCTCCAGTAACTGCTTCAGACAGCCAGCAGGATGCTCGATAATATACCTGGGTGTCGTGTTTGGGTTTAtatttatgatcattattatctctagtcttgttttggagttaGCAAATAAAACCACTTAATTGTGAGAAAAGTGGTTGAAGAAATTGTTGAGTAATTTCCTCAGATCTTAGG belongs to Platichthys flesus chromosome 3, fPlaFle2.1, whole genome shotgun sequence and includes:
- the sub1b gene encoding SUB1 regulator of transcription b; protein product: MPKSKEVLSSTSGSDSDSEVETKAKRKKPSVQEKPAMKPKSGESSKPGGSSKASNSDDNMFQIGKMRYVSVRDFKGKVLIDIREYWMNQDGEMKPGKKGISLNPEQWNQLKDQISEIDDAIKRI